The following DNA comes from Ornithobacterium rhinotracheale DSM 15997.
AGTGTTTCTCTCCAATGTTTGGAATTGCAATCTCATCACGCACATACATAATGAGTGGCTCCATGTATCTACCTATTCCTTTTGGAATAGCTCTATTGGCATATGATTTTGCCGATGCTCTAAAGATGAAGAATAAAAGAACAAATGCAATGAATATAGAAAATACTGTCTTTGTGATTGAAAAATCCAGTGGTTTTTCATTGGTTGGATGATGCTCATCATCGTAAGTCAAAGTACCTGCTGCATCTGTTTTATAGATTTTACTGTGATAAAGTTTGTAGAAATTTCCATCTTTTTCTACGACTTTCTTCCCATGATCAAATTCCGATGACATGAATACTTTTAAGCCATTGTCCCACAAAATTACTGGAAGGGGGAAACCGTAATAAGTATCGGTTTCTGAATCGTGCATGATGTCGAAATAGTGAGAATCCATGATGTGATGCTGAATATCTTCATCTATTTGCTCTGCTAGCGATTTTTCCTGTTTCTCGTCGTGGTAGATTTTACCTTCATGCTCAGCCATTCCTACCAAATCTTGCCCAAATACATTTAGCGACAAAAAGAATGCTAAAATTGCGAACAAAAACTTATTGGTGTTTCGTAACATTATTCTTATAAATTATTTTAGTTAGGCAAAAATATATAATTAGTTTTCAATTTTAAAAAAAATTTTAATCTTTTTTTCTATTTCTACATTCAAAACACAAATGCAACGCTTAAATAATTTAAAACTAAAAGCGTATGCAAAGAGAAGAAATCAGACCTTTTTTGGTAGTACAGAAGTTTGTACCCATTCCCGTAAATCATTTAGAACCTAAGCAGTACATATATGAATATGGTATTGTAGTACAGGTGTTGAAACAAGAAAATAATATTGAGGTATTATTTTCTGGTCGTTCGTGGATAACTTTTAAACCTAAGGATATTTTATATCATCGTGTGGCTGTGAAAAAAGAAGAAACC
Coding sequences within:
- the atpB gene encoding F0F1 ATP synthase subunit A, yielding MLRNTNKFLFAILAFFLSLNVFGQDLVGMAEHEGKIYHDEKQEKSLAEQIDEDIQHHIMDSHYFDIMHDSETDTYYGFPLPVILWDNGLKVFMSSEFDHGKKVVEKDGNFYKLYHSKIYKTDAAGTLTYDDEHHPTNEKPLDFSITKTVFSIFIAFVLLFFIFRASAKSYANRAIPKGIGRYMEPLIMYVRDEIAIPNIGEKHYKKYMSFLLTIFFFIWILNIIGMMPFGVNVTGNIAVTFALAIMTFVITNISGNKTYWKHIFDPLGDSMPWFGKIFIYPILVPIELLGIFVKPFSLMIRLYANMTAGHIVLMSLIGLIFIFRNFGGGAMSLTLAILISFIEFFVAALQAYIFTALSALYFGMAVEEHAEEH